Proteins encoded within one genomic window of Columba livia isolate bColLiv1 breed racing homer chromosome 1, bColLiv1.pat.W.v2, whole genome shotgun sequence:
- the SKA3 gene encoding spindle and kinetochore-associated protein 3 isoform X5, whose amino-acid sequence MSRDFFAKLRALALTLEKEARQLERALNREDADYEDESPIRVLHDLHCEIRTLKEEVNASLSRSCSEKQEIQEFIKASEILMQRNAADLGKIKDLFQKYGYKPHVKDSTEEEQEINSNSTVSVQNKSEEKADDVPPLPASTEKPLVPKDPLRNPRLSDFGLSQYAFSRPWSAGKGQYTTNTYQENSKNKTPLKPQTPRALAKTPKCTLKMDDYECITPKLEQFGISEHTMCMNEDYTISLLRKPAQSSKKLPKKDDREVPGLTSREIIVTPGLKTKVTAENTDWMASPMVLVFCTPDVKIHSRTNSTVLSRSPDTNELPLPNHAETPRVPDFETRWLKPEAKVKQEEKIELVTKKTVREDSIPFTMSSDEYLKRLGDPSPPKLKHYDQLLDTPPLPETRIPDDVLQILSKYNNKVDSSKSKEVETKAGNTARYESDLSDYCNKENRGYPGFLKPKI is encoded by the exons ATGTCGAGGGACTTCTTCGCGAAGCTGCGCGCCCTGGCCCTCACGCTGGAGAAGGAGGCGCGGCAGCTGGAGCGGGCCCTGAACCGGGAGGACGCGG ACTATGAAGATGAATCTCCAATAAGAGTTTTACATGACCTCCATTGTGAAATCAGGACTCTGAAG GAAGAAGTTAACGCCAGTCTCAGTAGGAGttgctctgaaaaacaagaaattcaGGAATTTATTAAGGCAAGTGAAATATTGATGCAAAGAAATGCAGCAGatcttggaaaaataaaagacctGTTTCAGAAATATGGATACAAACCACATGTCAAAGACTCTACAG AAGAGGAGCAAGAAATTAACAGCAATTCAACCGTGTCTGTCCAGaataaatctgaagaaaaagcagatgatGTACCTCCCCTTCCTGCTTCTACTGAGAAGCCACTGGTACCCAAAGACCCACTGCGTAACCCCCGGCTTTCTGATTTTGGTCTTTCACAATATGCTTTCTCCAGGCCTTGGAGTGCAGGGAAAGGACAATATACAACAAATACCTATCAAGAAAATTCAAAGAACAAGACTCCACTAAAACCACAGACCCCCCGTGCTTTGGCCAAAACGCCAAAATGTACACTAAAGATGGACGATTATGAGTGTATAACACCAAAACTTGAACAGTTCGGCATTAGTGAACATACCATGTGTATGAATGAAGATTATACAATATCACTTCTTCGTAAACCTGCTCAGTCAAGCAAGAA GTTGCCGAAAAAAGACGATCGTGAAGTACCAGGACTGACATCCAGGGAAATCATTGTTActcctgggctgaaaacaaaagtaacaGCTGAGAACA CTGACTGGATGGCTTCTCCTATGGTACTTGTGTTCTGTACTCCTGATGTGAAAATCCATTCCAGAACAAATAGCACAGTATTATCAAGGTCACCGGACACAAATGAACTGCCCCTTCCCAATCACGCAGAAACACCACGGGTCCCAGATTTTGAAACAAGATGGCTAAAACCAGAAGCTAAG GTAAAGCAGGAGGAGAAGATTGAGTTGGTGACAAAGAAGACAGTCAGAGAAGACAGCATTCCTTTCACTATGAGCTCTGATGAGTACCTTAAACGTCTTGGAGACCCTTCTCCTCCCAAATTAAAACACTATGACCAGTTACTTGACACTCCTCCACTTCCAGAAACAAGGATACCAGATGATGTTCTACAG ATTCTCTCCAAGTATAATAATAAAGTAGACTCTTCTAAATCCAAGGAAGTGGAGACCAAGGCAGGAAATACTGCAAGATACGAAAGTGATTTAAGTGATTACTGCAACAAAGAGAACAG AGGATATCCTGGATTTCTCAAGCCCAAAATTTGA
- the SKA3 gene encoding spindle and kinetochore-associated protein 3 isoform X3 codes for MSRDFFAKLRALALTLEKEARQLERALNREDADYEDESPIRVLHDLHCEIRTLKEEVNASLSRSCSEKQEIQEFIKASEILMQRNAADLGKIKDLFQKYGYKPHVKDSTEEEQEINSNSTVSVQNKSEEKADDVPPLPASTEKPLVPKDPLRNPRLSDFGLSQYAFSRPWSAGKGQYTTNTYQENSKNKTPLKPQTPRALAKTPKCTLKMDDYECITPKLEQFGISEHTMCMNEDYTISLLRKPAQSSKKLPKKDDREVPGLTSREIIVTPGLKTKVTAENTDWMASPMVLVFCTPDVKIHSRTNSTVLSRSPDTNELPLPNHAETPRVPDFETRWLKPEAKQVKQEEKIELVTKKTVREDSIPFTMSSDEYLKRLGDPSPPKLKHYDQLLDTPPLPETRIPDDVLQILSKYNNKVDSSKSKEVETKAGNTARYESDLSDYCNKENRGYPGFLKPKI; via the exons ATGTCGAGGGACTTCTTCGCGAAGCTGCGCGCCCTGGCCCTCACGCTGGAGAAGGAGGCGCGGCAGCTGGAGCGGGCCCTGAACCGGGAGGACGCGG ACTATGAAGATGAATCTCCAATAAGAGTTTTACATGACCTCCATTGTGAAATCAGGACTCTGAAG GAAGAAGTTAACGCCAGTCTCAGTAGGAGttgctctgaaaaacaagaaattcaGGAATTTATTAAGGCAAGTGAAATATTGATGCAAAGAAATGCAGCAGatcttggaaaaataaaagacctGTTTCAGAAATATGGATACAAACCACATGTCAAAGACTCTACAG AAGAGGAGCAAGAAATTAACAGCAATTCAACCGTGTCTGTCCAGaataaatctgaagaaaaagcagatgatGTACCTCCCCTTCCTGCTTCTACTGAGAAGCCACTGGTACCCAAAGACCCACTGCGTAACCCCCGGCTTTCTGATTTTGGTCTTTCACAATATGCTTTCTCCAGGCCTTGGAGTGCAGGGAAAGGACAATATACAACAAATACCTATCAAGAAAATTCAAAGAACAAGACTCCACTAAAACCACAGACCCCCCGTGCTTTGGCCAAAACGCCAAAATGTACACTAAAGATGGACGATTATGAGTGTATAACACCAAAACTTGAACAGTTCGGCATTAGTGAACATACCATGTGTATGAATGAAGATTATACAATATCACTTCTTCGTAAACCTGCTCAGTCAAGCAAGAA GTTGCCGAAAAAAGACGATCGTGAAGTACCAGGACTGACATCCAGGGAAATCATTGTTActcctgggctgaaaacaaaagtaacaGCTGAGAACA CTGACTGGATGGCTTCTCCTATGGTACTTGTGTTCTGTACTCCTGATGTGAAAATCCATTCCAGAACAAATAGCACAGTATTATCAAGGTCACCGGACACAAATGAACTGCCCCTTCCCAATCACGCAGAAACACCACGGGTCCCAGATTTTGAAACAAGATGGCTAAAACCAGAAGCTAAG CAGGTAAAGCAGGAGGAGAAGATTGAGTTGGTGACAAAGAAGACAGTCAGAGAAGACAGCATTCCTTTCACTATGAGCTCTGATGAGTACCTTAAACGTCTTGGAGACCCTTCTCCTCCCAAATTAAAACACTATGACCAGTTACTTGACACTCCTCCACTTCCAGAAACAAGGATACCAGATGATGTTCTACAG ATTCTCTCCAAGTATAATAATAAAGTAGACTCTTCTAAATCCAAGGAAGTGGAGACCAAGGCAGGAAATACTGCAAGATACGAAAGTGATTTAAGTGATTACTGCAACAAAGAGAACAG AGGATATCCTGGATTTCTCAAGCCCAAAATTTGA
- the SKA3 gene encoding spindle and kinetochore-associated protein 3 isoform X2: MAQASQYHSMFGIGSDLKRSSSPIPLLQQERLDYEDESPIRVLHDLHCEIRTLKEEVNASLSRSCSEKQEIQEFIKASEILMQRNAADLGKIKDLFQKYGYKPHVKDSTEEEQEINSNSTVSVQNKSEEKADDVPPLPASTEKPLVPKDPLRNPRLSDFGLSQYAFSRPWSAGKGQYTTNTYQENSKNKTPLKPQTPRALAKTPKCTLKMDDYECITPKLEQFGISEHTMCMNEDYTISLLRKPAQSSKKLPKKDDREVPGLTSREIIVTPGLKTKVTAENTDWMASPMVLVFCTPDVKIHSRTNSTVLSRSPDTNELPLPNHAETPRVPDFETRWLKPEAKVQVKQEEKIELVTKKTVREDSIPFTMSSDEYLKRLGDPSPPKLKHYDQLLDTPPLPETRIPDDVLQILSKYNNKVDSSKSKEVETKAGNTARYESDLSDYCNKENRGYPGFLKPKI, from the exons ATGGCCCAggcatcacagtatcacagtatgtttgggattggaagtgacctcaaaagatcatctagtccaatccctctgctgcagcaggaacgcctag ACTATGAAGATGAATCTCCAATAAGAGTTTTACATGACCTCCATTGTGAAATCAGGACTCTGAAG GAAGAAGTTAACGCCAGTCTCAGTAGGAGttgctctgaaaaacaagaaattcaGGAATTTATTAAGGCAAGTGAAATATTGATGCAAAGAAATGCAGCAGatcttggaaaaataaaagacctGTTTCAGAAATATGGATACAAACCACATGTCAAAGACTCTACAG AAGAGGAGCAAGAAATTAACAGCAATTCAACCGTGTCTGTCCAGaataaatctgaagaaaaagcagatgatGTACCTCCCCTTCCTGCTTCTACTGAGAAGCCACTGGTACCCAAAGACCCACTGCGTAACCCCCGGCTTTCTGATTTTGGTCTTTCACAATATGCTTTCTCCAGGCCTTGGAGTGCAGGGAAAGGACAATATACAACAAATACCTATCAAGAAAATTCAAAGAACAAGACTCCACTAAAACCACAGACCCCCCGTGCTTTGGCCAAAACGCCAAAATGTACACTAAAGATGGACGATTATGAGTGTATAACACCAAAACTTGAACAGTTCGGCATTAGTGAACATACCATGTGTATGAATGAAGATTATACAATATCACTTCTTCGTAAACCTGCTCAGTCAAGCAAGAA GTTGCCGAAAAAAGACGATCGTGAAGTACCAGGACTGACATCCAGGGAAATCATTGTTActcctgggctgaaaacaaaagtaacaGCTGAGAACA CTGACTGGATGGCTTCTCCTATGGTACTTGTGTTCTGTACTCCTGATGTGAAAATCCATTCCAGAACAAATAGCACAGTATTATCAAGGTCACCGGACACAAATGAACTGCCCCTTCCCAATCACGCAGAAACACCACGGGTCCCAGATTTTGAAACAAGATGGCTAAAACCAGAAGCTAAGGTA CAGGTAAAGCAGGAGGAGAAGATTGAGTTGGTGACAAAGAAGACAGTCAGAGAAGACAGCATTCCTTTCACTATGAGCTCTGATGAGTACCTTAAACGTCTTGGAGACCCTTCTCCTCCCAAATTAAAACACTATGACCAGTTACTTGACACTCCTCCACTTCCAGAAACAAGGATACCAGATGATGTTCTACAG ATTCTCTCCAAGTATAATAATAAAGTAGACTCTTCTAAATCCAAGGAAGTGGAGACCAAGGCAGGAAATACTGCAAGATACGAAAGTGATTTAAGTGATTACTGCAACAAAGAGAACAG AGGATATCCTGGATTTCTCAAGCCCAAAATTTGA
- the SKA3 gene encoding spindle and kinetochore-associated protein 3 isoform X4, protein MAQASQYHSMFGIGSDLKRSSSPIPLLQQERLDYEDESPIRVLHDLHCEIRTLKEEVNASLSRSCSEKQEIQEFIKASEILMQRNAADLGKIKDLFQKYGYKPHVKDSTEEEQEINSNSTVSVQNKSEEKADDVPPLPASTEKPLVPKDPLRNPRLSDFGLSQYAFSRPWSAGKGQYTTNTYQENSKNKTPLKPQTPRALAKTPKCTLKMDDYECITPKLEQFGISEHTMCMNEDYTISLLRKPAQSSKKLPKKDDREVPGLTSREIIVTPGLKTKVTAENTDWMASPMVLVFCTPDVKIHSRTNSTVLSRSPDTNELPLPNHAETPRVPDFETRWLKPEAKQVKQEEKIELVTKKTVREDSIPFTMSSDEYLKRLGDPSPPKLKHYDQLLDTPPLPETRIPDDVLQILSKYNNKVDSSKSKEVETKAGNTARYESDLSDYCNKENRGYPGFLKPKI, encoded by the exons ATGGCCCAggcatcacagtatcacagtatgtttgggattggaagtgacctcaaaagatcatctagtccaatccctctgctgcagcaggaacgcctag ACTATGAAGATGAATCTCCAATAAGAGTTTTACATGACCTCCATTGTGAAATCAGGACTCTGAAG GAAGAAGTTAACGCCAGTCTCAGTAGGAGttgctctgaaaaacaagaaattcaGGAATTTATTAAGGCAAGTGAAATATTGATGCAAAGAAATGCAGCAGatcttggaaaaataaaagacctGTTTCAGAAATATGGATACAAACCACATGTCAAAGACTCTACAG AAGAGGAGCAAGAAATTAACAGCAATTCAACCGTGTCTGTCCAGaataaatctgaagaaaaagcagatgatGTACCTCCCCTTCCTGCTTCTACTGAGAAGCCACTGGTACCCAAAGACCCACTGCGTAACCCCCGGCTTTCTGATTTTGGTCTTTCACAATATGCTTTCTCCAGGCCTTGGAGTGCAGGGAAAGGACAATATACAACAAATACCTATCAAGAAAATTCAAAGAACAAGACTCCACTAAAACCACAGACCCCCCGTGCTTTGGCCAAAACGCCAAAATGTACACTAAAGATGGACGATTATGAGTGTATAACACCAAAACTTGAACAGTTCGGCATTAGTGAACATACCATGTGTATGAATGAAGATTATACAATATCACTTCTTCGTAAACCTGCTCAGTCAAGCAAGAA GTTGCCGAAAAAAGACGATCGTGAAGTACCAGGACTGACATCCAGGGAAATCATTGTTActcctgggctgaaaacaaaagtaacaGCTGAGAACA CTGACTGGATGGCTTCTCCTATGGTACTTGTGTTCTGTACTCCTGATGTGAAAATCCATTCCAGAACAAATAGCACAGTATTATCAAGGTCACCGGACACAAATGAACTGCCCCTTCCCAATCACGCAGAAACACCACGGGTCCCAGATTTTGAAACAAGATGGCTAAAACCAGAAGCTAAG CAGGTAAAGCAGGAGGAGAAGATTGAGTTGGTGACAAAGAAGACAGTCAGAGAAGACAGCATTCCTTTCACTATGAGCTCTGATGAGTACCTTAAACGTCTTGGAGACCCTTCTCCTCCCAAATTAAAACACTATGACCAGTTACTTGACACTCCTCCACTTCCAGAAACAAGGATACCAGATGATGTTCTACAG ATTCTCTCCAAGTATAATAATAAAGTAGACTCTTCTAAATCCAAGGAAGTGGAGACCAAGGCAGGAAATACTGCAAGATACGAAAGTGATTTAAGTGATTACTGCAACAAAGAGAACAG AGGATATCCTGGATTTCTCAAGCCCAAAATTTGA
- the SKA3 gene encoding spindle and kinetochore-associated protein 3 isoform X1 → MSRDFFAKLRALALTLEKEARQLERALNREDADYEDESPIRVLHDLHCEIRTLKEEVNASLSRSCSEKQEIQEFIKASEILMQRNAADLGKIKDLFQKYGYKPHVKDSTEEEQEINSNSTVSVQNKSEEKADDVPPLPASTEKPLVPKDPLRNPRLSDFGLSQYAFSRPWSAGKGQYTTNTYQENSKNKTPLKPQTPRALAKTPKCTLKMDDYECITPKLEQFGISEHTMCMNEDYTISLLRKPAQSSKKLPKKDDREVPGLTSREIIVTPGLKTKVTAENTDWMASPMVLVFCTPDVKIHSRTNSTVLSRSPDTNELPLPNHAETPRVPDFETRWLKPEAKVQVKQEEKIELVTKKTVREDSIPFTMSSDEYLKRLGDPSPPKLKHYDQLLDTPPLPETRIPDDVLQILSKYNNKVDSSKSKEVETKAGNTARYESDLSDYCNKENRGYPGFLKPKI, encoded by the exons ATGTCGAGGGACTTCTTCGCGAAGCTGCGCGCCCTGGCCCTCACGCTGGAGAAGGAGGCGCGGCAGCTGGAGCGGGCCCTGAACCGGGAGGACGCGG ACTATGAAGATGAATCTCCAATAAGAGTTTTACATGACCTCCATTGTGAAATCAGGACTCTGAAG GAAGAAGTTAACGCCAGTCTCAGTAGGAGttgctctgaaaaacaagaaattcaGGAATTTATTAAGGCAAGTGAAATATTGATGCAAAGAAATGCAGCAGatcttggaaaaataaaagacctGTTTCAGAAATATGGATACAAACCACATGTCAAAGACTCTACAG AAGAGGAGCAAGAAATTAACAGCAATTCAACCGTGTCTGTCCAGaataaatctgaagaaaaagcagatgatGTACCTCCCCTTCCTGCTTCTACTGAGAAGCCACTGGTACCCAAAGACCCACTGCGTAACCCCCGGCTTTCTGATTTTGGTCTTTCACAATATGCTTTCTCCAGGCCTTGGAGTGCAGGGAAAGGACAATATACAACAAATACCTATCAAGAAAATTCAAAGAACAAGACTCCACTAAAACCACAGACCCCCCGTGCTTTGGCCAAAACGCCAAAATGTACACTAAAGATGGACGATTATGAGTGTATAACACCAAAACTTGAACAGTTCGGCATTAGTGAACATACCATGTGTATGAATGAAGATTATACAATATCACTTCTTCGTAAACCTGCTCAGTCAAGCAAGAA GTTGCCGAAAAAAGACGATCGTGAAGTACCAGGACTGACATCCAGGGAAATCATTGTTActcctgggctgaaaacaaaagtaacaGCTGAGAACA CTGACTGGATGGCTTCTCCTATGGTACTTGTGTTCTGTACTCCTGATGTGAAAATCCATTCCAGAACAAATAGCACAGTATTATCAAGGTCACCGGACACAAATGAACTGCCCCTTCCCAATCACGCAGAAACACCACGGGTCCCAGATTTTGAAACAAGATGGCTAAAACCAGAAGCTAAGGTA CAGGTAAAGCAGGAGGAGAAGATTGAGTTGGTGACAAAGAAGACAGTCAGAGAAGACAGCATTCCTTTCACTATGAGCTCTGATGAGTACCTTAAACGTCTTGGAGACCCTTCTCCTCCCAAATTAAAACACTATGACCAGTTACTTGACACTCCTCCACTTCCAGAAACAAGGATACCAGATGATGTTCTACAG ATTCTCTCCAAGTATAATAATAAAGTAGACTCTTCTAAATCCAAGGAAGTGGAGACCAAGGCAGGAAATACTGCAAGATACGAAAGTGATTTAAGTGATTACTGCAACAAAGAGAACAG AGGATATCCTGGATTTCTCAAGCCCAAAATTTGA
- the MRPL57 gene encoding large ribosomal subunit protein mL63, protein MFLTTVLLRKRIPGKQWIGKYRRPRVITLAMKQAMIRRLEIEAENEYWLSRPYLTQEQEFRHNTEGRRARWEAFKNLTRSKFPEHRYISDHLNHLNVTKRWTS, encoded by the coding sequence ATGTTTTTAACAACAGTATTACTCCGAAAGAGAATTCCTGGAAAACAATGGATTGGAAAGTACAGGCGACCAAGGGTGATTACCCTTGCAATGAAGCAGGCAATGATCCGAAGGCTGGAAATTGAAGCAGAGAATGAATATTGGCTGAGTCGACCTTACCTGACGCAGGAACAGGAATTCAGACATAACACAGAAGGGAGACGTGCAAGATGGGAAGCTTTCAAAAACCTGACAAGATCCAAGTTCCCTGAGCATAGATATATCAGCGATCATTTAAACCACTTAAATGTGACAAAAAGGTGGACATCTTGA